CTGGTGCATGGGGCACTCCGCAGGTGGCGACGCCGCCTGGTGCAGCTTGGCCGGCTCAGCGGGCGGCTGGCCTGCAGCAGCCGGGGAGGAGGCGGACAGACCCATGGCCCCTCCTGCAGCGAGCTCCTGAAGCAGACAAAAACCAAACACCCGTACAGCAAACCCGCCgcggccccacagccccgcgccccgccgtGCCCGCGGGCAAGGCAAGGTCAGGcccgccccagccccagccccagccccagccccagccccagcccggccgcccccgctCCGCTCCGTTCCCGCCGCCGCCTCACGGCCCcgagcgccgccgccgccgccttgcctcagcccggcccggcccagcTCTGCCGGCCCCGCCGCAGCGCTCCCCGCACGGCCCCGACACCGGGGCCTGCCGCGGGCCCGCTCCGCGCCTGCGCCCAGCTGaaggccgccgccgcccgcccgcccgccgcaaGGCCCCGCGGGTCGGGCCGCCTGAGCGGGGCCGCTCCCTGCCCGCGCCGCTCCCCGGCCCCGCACACCccggcggccggcggcgggcagcggcACGGGGCGGGAGGCGCCTCGCACCCGCAGCGCTGCCGGAGCCCGGACAGGCGGTGCCGAGGCCACCCCGCGCCTCAGGGCTTCGCGAGCCGTTGCTGAGGCCGCGCCCGGTGTTCCAAGCGCCGCAGTTAGCACAGGAAAGGGAATTTTCCTTATGAAACGGGTCGTGGCCACACCACACGGGTATAAAGCTCAGTCAGATACCCGAATTCACTCCTTTTTGCGCTTTTGTGGTCTACTCTGTCAGAGGGAGCTGTTTCCAggctgcctttctgcagcccgGAATTCACTACCACAGCATAGCGAGAGCCTGGAGTTAGGAAGGTGGCACCGTGTCTGTCACGGAGTTGCTACAtgctttcaaaaacattatTCTCTGTGAGTTTTGGCTTCGCTGAAACCTCTCTGTAACAGCTGTGCAAACAGCACTGAACTAATTTCAGTCTTCCCGTGCTGCACTTCACGAGGCAGCTGAATAAGAGCCTCCTGTAGGCTAAGTGACATCTCTGATCCCAAACATTGCAGGTTAGGGGCAGAAGGACCCTGCCATAAAGCACATTTCTCCACAGACTTCCACTTCTCTGGAAGCACAGTGTGCCGCTGACAGCAGTAGGTCGCTGTCTCCCCAGTTTCCAGCATCACACTCAACCAGGATCACAACCTCCATGAGGCACACACTCTCGTTAAGTATATTACCCTGCGGACTCagcttcagaaaagcagagcaaaaccagaaaatacaAGAGAAGTCCACCATCTAAAAAATTAGATACCACAGtgaagatttaagaaaataataataataataataaactaatTCAGAAGTATCACACCAATACaagtactgaaaacaaaagaaagctttcagCAAGAACacaaaagactgaagaaaaaagaaaaaaaaaaaaaaaaaaaaacatgagggGAAAATGAAGAGCAACTATGCCCCAAAACATTACACAGAAGTGGATACACAATACACTTTCTGTATCTTAGGAGAGGTTTCTCAGACTTCAAGCTAGATTTGTTGAATTTTTCAAGTTAAGAATGGCTCAGAAAAAGGCATTCCTTGTTCCCAGCCACGTTTAGTCCTTCCTTTCTACCATTCAGTGGTAAAAGCCATCCGGTGCCAAACTAAGGCCTCCCACCAAGCCCCCATTGTCTGTTCTCAAGCAGTTGGAAATCTGACCTATATAGCATCTGACCCCAAATAAGGTTTCCAGATATTCCCAGCCTGAGTCACTTCCAGACAGATCGACTACTTAATGAGTAATTTTCTACAGTAACAGTGCAAGATTAGTactctgaaaaatataatttacaaaTGGCACAAAATTCCCCTTAGAATAcgagagggggaaaaaaaaaaaaaaaaagtaaaaatcactgCACTGCTTTGTGTCTTCTTCTAGTAACTTAACCGCTGCATAATACACCTGAAAGCTTAGAGAAACACAAGCCATTCTTGTGTTTGGAAGTCAATGGCTAAGATATAAATCAGCAACTTCCTCTGAACATGCTAAGAGAAAGCTCCAAGCTTTACTATGCAATTAATGGTTCATAGGCACACGTATAGAATCTAGAACTGCCATATTAAGGAGCTTAAGTGCCTGTATTCAGGAAAGGACTGTGCAATGCATCACATCTATAATACGCACATGACAGTAGCTCTTTATCCCAACAGCCTGCGGAAAAGTGGTTTACATCCTGAAACGTGGTACTACAGTACAGTACAATACAACTATACTACCTGATATAAACATAACTTTTTCCTCAATACACAACATAATTTCAAGTTACGTTCCTGGCCCCAGCGATGTCCTACACAGAATTTCACCCTTCAGAAGTCCAGCCAGCCTGGCTCAGAGCTCATACTCACTCCCCACATTCTTCTAGAGAAATGAAGGTGCAGCACACAGTTTCATGATACTCTGATGAGCCAGCTGCTTCTGAACCCAATGTAAATTGTCCTTTTataatgcatttattattataGGTACATAAGCTACTACcatattaagaaagaaaaaaatcacaaaataagaAACTGTTTGTTTCGTTTATTATGAAGTACCAATACCTTGCATACAACATGCAATTTATTGCTCATTGACATTATTGCAtatatcaaaggaaaaaaaaaaaagccaatttaaCCTCATGCGAGCTCCTAAATtgttcaaacaaaataaagaagtgcTCTACAATATcactgaaatgcaaacaaaaaataagaacttttaTAGTAAGAAGTAAATTTAAACCCTTAATATTTCATCATTCACTTTACTACAACTGATTACATTTATAAACAACCTTCAGAATTAttatattgcattttttaagtttttgtgCAGTGATAAGGATTGCTACTAGAATCAGGCCACattactattttaatttaataatgtGATCCTAATATTTTGTGACAGTATTAGTCTTTACTGCAAACCAGATTGTCATGACTTTCCAGAAATGAGTCCAGCAGAATTTTCACTCTTCGTCCTTGCTCTGTGTATAAATTAGCTATACCATATTTATCAAATTTCTTTTTAGACACAagattatatatacattttttgaaTTACAGACTCTATTACTCATGATTAAATCATAACTCATTTGTTCCCAACAGattgtaatttgtttttgtatCAGTTTAACTGTGCTTACATGTTAAATTATTCTCCATATATAGGTATCCATtgatattaaagaaaacactgtttGGTACAAGCATGCTAGAAACCAACCCAGAATATTTGGATGTATGCATATTAcgtgtataaaatatataccaGAGCTCATGATTAGCCCTTGTCCTCCTTCCCCCTACCATATGATGGATTTCTCCTGTGAATCTGGAATAGCGTTACAATAAACTAAACCAACACATTTCACATTGCATTCAAAATGTTATGCTCTGTATTAGAGCGTAATATTAATGTGTTGCTTTCAACCCAGcaaaaaaattttaaataccCAAATTTAAGAACTTAGAAGACAATTTACATGCAACATGTTCCACTTGGGTGCAGATTCTCATATACTTAAATACTTATAGGCTCATAAAAGCATATCCCGTCCACAAGACAATTTTTGACATCCCACacatagattaaaaataaagatacactacagaatattttatttgcttttatattttcaatgaCTAAGGAGTTATAAATAGCACACTGAATCATTATATGGTTGATGCCAAGGCATGCTGAACTCTTCATAAATCACTCCCTTAAAGACATTTCCTTTACCTTACAACTAGATTAAAAATTTATGTACATTGTTATCATCAGATGCCCTCTCGGTGCAGGACACTACACGATGAAACTGATCTCAGAACTAGttttgacaaaatatttcttatacCAAAACAATACAAGTCATTCTTTATAGCTACCTTCCATTCTTTACTGAGCTATAAAGTGCTTGGTTATTATAAATAGAGTAAGAATGCCAAAGGAGGTAGCTAGTAGAGATTTGTAATGGATAAGAAAACTTATCAAGTGTTACCATCTAAAGGTACGATTTGATGCTTAATCCCAGAGCTCTAAACATCCCAAGCAGCATGTCTTTCcgtctttctttttctctcccataGAAAGACCTTTCATCAAGTTGCTTTCAGAAAATCGCATAACCTTCACCTGTCCAACAGAGATTTCACCTGGGTTTGGATGAATGTTAAGGTTCCTAAATATTGATCGTTATTTCCACTTGACTGGTGCCAGATCTCAGCAATGAAGTactgttttttctccagatgTCAGATACATTCCGTATATAGAGACACCCTACAGAAACTCTGCTTTGTGAAGTTCCTTGTAACCGGTTAGTGAAATTGTACAGGAggctattaaaaatatgaaagaggGCTGCGCACACTTTTTGAAGTCTTCTACATTTGCATTCATCATCTGACAAGTCTAGTCACTTTCTACATGCTTTGTTGATGGCTTTCCCCAGTAGTGAACACTGCAACAGATCCTAAGCTGGAGTAATTTTCAAGCAGccctttattttcctctgaatgGCTCAGCAGAAGCATTACAAAACAATTTAACAAACTTCTCTATTAAatgctctttcacagaaagcttgtatgtacatatacacacacgAGTCCATGAAGTCCTCTTCATACAGCAATCAATAATTTATAAGCTATTTTATACagctcaaaaataaattttaaagtttcattttgCTCTGTGTACAGAGATATAGAAACACCTAACCCTTTCTGCTACTTATCGTCCTACCATTGTcccagcaacagcagcaggaagacaTCTGGACTCCTGCACTGTGCGTTCTCAGtctcctctgcctctcctctctAACCTTGCTTGAGCATATTTGCTCACTTGTGTGAGCTTCACTTATAGGTTCACATTAATTTTACAGTATGACTAATCCTCTGccataatttttaatgtaaagatGGAAGTAATTGTCTTCCAGACActaattaatttgatttttaataaattttaatacaaaatttgGAATTGTTAAGAATTTATATAAAAGTCAGCTCCTCTCATTTTTCCTGCTcatagaatatttttcattattcaatAGATTCTATTTTTTAAGCAATCAGGCTATGAAAGCATTGAGCTCACCCAAAATAGCATGTATTTATAGAGGTAGAGTAGGCTTCAGAGATGGAATTCGCATCACTGAAGTATGCGTACAGATACCCATTAAGCATCCCTGTAGTGTAAGGCTCTCAACTTCATTGAAATCCACTAGAACACTCACCATGAAGATGAGTACTTGTAGTACATTTCCTCTCTGCAAGTTCTGCTTCcacaaatcaattttaaaagcaaaacctgaCCCACCATTCCCCTGTATTAGTTCTGAAAATGGTATTTATTCATCTTCTGATGAAAAGTAAAGCCATAAAAAGGGGGAACATATTCCTGCACGTAGCTTTACTGGTACAAACAGACTCTCCCATGGTCACCGCGCTCATTTAATGTCACCTGGTATtgaagaagatttaaaaaaaaaacaaaaaaaacaggattttcgAATATTTTACAAGATTAATTCCTTCCATTCAATATGTCCATGGCAAAGAACCCTGGTGACATACTAAGGGTCTGCTTTGCAACGTAAATGGTAAAATAGAAATCTTAAGCCACTAATAAAGTAATATTACATTCTAAAGATAGTGTTTATTACAATGCTACTAATCATGCACTTACTTTTttgcataaaaaagaaaagagacaagTTTGCAACATTAAGCGTTGTcaatattttaacagtttttaacCAAGAAAGTGCAATTGAAAAATGGGTGCCAAGGCTATCTAACTTGCTGTATTATAAGCTTTTaacagcaggcagcagtgccCTATGCTAATGTATTCATTACAGCACAACTCTGCAAACTGTTTACTACAGTCCCCACAATAAAAACAATAGTATTTAATATCATTTGCCATTAGAAAGGTGCCTTCTGACACACAGTAGATGCATCAGAACGTAACCgtaattcattaaaatatcaaaatagaaaatcaaaaccaaatgcactgcaaaatattgttttaattacacTAATTTGTGCAGCATTCCAAAACATTGCATGTTCTAAAATAATTATCCCACTGCCCTTCCATTCTGTATTGTTGCCTAATGTGCATTATGCAgtgctgttgctttttgttcttgtttgtttgtttcccaatCTAGTTTTAGCACAGTCTTCTTATAGCTTGACTTTTTCCTATGATACACAAATCTAACTagaactgaagaaaactgaCCACTTTAATGAATATtctacactgaaaacaaaaaaaataagatactgaaatattaaagatgaatgcaaagaaaagacaaatcTGAAGTTTTCATGAGCTATCATCTTAAGAGCTGCTTCAGCTCATCTTCCTTATCAATGTTTTTCATCCTACCTCCAGAATAAAAAACAGATGCTTCTACCTTTGAACATATTCTCCAAGATGTTTGAACtttattaatttgaaatttaCTTTAGAAAGGAACAAACTATTAAAACCAATGCCCTGATCTAGTGACCCTAACAGCACATGGAAAAGGTATTCCATTTATGCCTTTAAATCATAAAGGTAATACAAACAGAACGCTTGCACGTATCCTAGGTTTTGCTTTAGGTACACCAAAAACCACTATTTTAAAAGATACCAGGTTCTGCAAATGAACATAAAGGGAGTCCACTTCTTTCAGCGAAATGGGTCACAGAATCAGTTCACAAAGACTACGAATTTATTGGTACCCAGATAAGGTTGcattcattcattaaaaaaaaaaaaaaaaaagcagcttaatAAATTAATTGATATCTTTCCCAAGGCATAAGCAGATTTTTGTTGACGGGTTTGTGAagtattattaaaaacagaaccCCCAGAAGAGAGTTATTGGCGATCCTTGACATCTTCCTCAAGACAACAGTATTGGAAACAGTATGGGTAAATGCCCAGTGGGCGGGggaaacaggcagaaaaaagcAAGTATTATGCTACCCCAAACAATACTCCCTGACATCATTGTTACTGGGAACTAAACTCAGCGCAGCTGCCTTGGTTATAAGGCACGACATCCCACAGattcctggggggggggggggcgggtaCCACAACTCTGCTTCTCACCCAAAAAGCATCATAGCACTGGGACACTGACACCTTGGTCAGCAGAGGTGAGCGCTAACTATTTCACACAGCTTTGTTAAAGGGAACaggagcaaaggaaaacaaaatatcctATGCAGGGTAAATACCTTCCATCTTTGTTTAAACATAAATTGCTTACGCGGTCTGCTACAATAGTTGGTATGTGCACTAAAGTACCGAGTGAAAATGCATACTTCTGGCACACCTTACCAGATGATATGACAAATAAAGTGATGTTCCAAAGCAgtaatcataataaaaaaaaaaaaaaaaaagttaaccgGTCACAATTCAGATATGAttcaaataagcaaaacaaaaccaaaactataCATAAATATGGttctaaatcattttttaaaaatcctctAATATTATAATTTAGATTCTGGAGCATTCCTAGATGGTAAGATTTTTCTCCAATGTCCTCCAAGCCTTTAGGTTTGCAGGAGAACAGTGTGAGTACCTATGACAAATACATAGTTCTGAAAAACGTGCCTACAAATGTGAACTATCATTGCACAGAATTATGTTACAGCTTTAAAGAAGTTTGGCACAGTTaattcaagaatattttttagtTAACAGCTCAGATGTGATTAGCAAGGAAAGCgtgaccaaaaaaaatcagcaatcACATCAGATGGGTCACTTCTGTGATATAAGTCATACTGTACATTACATGGCACATATACAGaagaattttatctttttacaaTTAAACTTCACATCCCAAAAGTCGATGGTTAAAAATACTCTCAGCAGAGTTGCAGTGTTTctcaaaggcagcagcagcaaaggaaaaagcacTCCAGTAAGAATTATGCTGTTTCCAAACAACGTTTTCTATATTAACTTACGAAATAATTTCCGTGACTGATTTAGTAGATGTAGTCTAAAACAGCAAAAGTGAATCCTTTCCATAAAAATCAGAGAATTTTAACCATTGTTAAGGTATCTTGTATAGTCTTATAATACAGCATTTTAGATAAAGTTATTTCATAAATTTCCCAAAATGGTTTGCATTCATACAAGGCAGAACAAAAATCAGTAAAAgacttcacagaatcaaagctagattttgttttccttgcaaaaattaaaaagttttcaaGAATGAAATCTTGATTGTTATTCCTAGAAGAAAACATAGAAACGTGCCAGGAAAATTGCACCATATCAGAGTTTGGGGAGTTtcgtttctgttttgttttttaaaaaaagagagacgTCAATATTCACTAGTTTTATAAAACATTGATCTGAGAAACCTGAGTGAAACACTTCAAACACACTGGTGGACAACAACCAAGTAACCAGTTTGCTCCTTCCTCATGTCAGTAGTTTGTTAAGTGCTCAGAACACACACGTAGCATTCATTTCTGTGAACTTCTGCTTCTATTCCTCACTGGATAAGATCCTTAAAGCGTGGCCTTGGGTGCACAGGCAGTGTGGCTAGGGAAAGATAAGATCAGTACAGAGGTAATACCTTGTTTCCTTAACAGGAGCTTTTCATGGCAGAAATGTGCACTGGTTCAGTGAACCCAGATTATTTTCATAGCAGGAATTTCATTTTATGCATATGATCTCTAGtcagattttccatttttgtgaGTTTTAGCTTCCTCCTGTCCAACAAGACAAATAACTTTGTAGCATCCTTTTGTAATTTTGACCATCCACATCAAGTTCATAATATCCAAGACAACACTTGAGATAATCCAGGCGCTCTGGGCTGCAAACCCTAATCTCTGGAAACCCTCAGTTCCAAATGAAGAAATTACCCGGCTGTAATACATCGGTATGACGCCAATCCTCACCACGAAGAACACAAGTGTCATCAGCACACCATTGATGATGTTGGCCTTTGAAGATTTGGGATATCCCAGTACTTCAAAAAACCACCTGCAAAAGAAGCGTACACACAGATGCCAGGCAGACTTAAAGCCATTTCAAGTaagattgatttttatttatttatttaatcatgtatttttaattgcttctagcttgtatttctaaattattGTTTGCAAATTGCACCTGTAGCAGTGTGGGGATCAGGCTCTTCTCCCACGCACCTAAGATGAGGGGAAGTGGCctgaagttgtgccaggggaggcttagattggatattaggagaaatttctttactgaaatggTTGTGTGGCATTAGgacagggaagtggttgagttgcCATCCCTCatcttcaagaaacatgtaaGTGCAAAATTTAgaagcatggtttagtggtggacttgtcagtactaggttaaaggttggactagatgaccttagAGACCTCTTCCAACATGAATGATGCTATGAAATTCTTCTGCTTGGCTGCATTTTTTCACCTAGTTGAGAGCTGCATGATACTGAGAACATTACAGGAATTACACATAGAAAATCCTGATTCAAACTGTAAACCAGTTCACAAGCAGTCTGCATTTCAACAACTACCATGTTATTACACTGtaattcaaatttatttttaaaacgaTAAATACAAACGTATTACTTGTTACTATAAATTGCACCAATAGGCAACTagtgatattttaaaaggtttttaaaatctCCAGTGATGTGCCAATATAGGTAACTGTAGGAGAAAAGGGTAACTGGACCTCTGCTTAGTGATTTCCTCCTCCCAGCACATTCAAAAAGACAGAAGTCAGTAAATTACAGTGATCATGAACGTTTTACCCATCACTGTTGACAATTAATTACATAAATGCTGACACTAACATAAAAAGATCTGAATGTTTGGCATGGAAACAACCTCCAATTAGATAACCCTAACAACACAGACAGGAAATACAAGGAGAATACTTCAGTTCTGGGATCAGAATATCATTTGATATGTTGATATTGGGTCTTTTTTTGGTAACACTaagaatgcaaacaaaaaacataatgtAAATCATTATCCACAGCTTGCTGTCTTATGGATCTGGTTCTCTTcaaattcaaggaaaaaaaatcatgcactAATGAGATGACATCCCTTAGTGCAATGGACTTTATCATCTTCTACAgagatttccatttttctcagaaagcagTAAATGTGGGTTTTCAAGGACACAGTCTCACCACGGGCATTTTAATAAcatattgcttttaattaatcTGAAAGGTTAGCAGCTGTATATGTACCACTTCAACATTTCCAAGATTAAATCTATTTAATAAGACAGTTGGGAGAACACTGACTGGGACGTGACTGTCAATATAGAAATCTATAGGATAATACCACCTTCAGATTACAAGGCCACCTTCCCACCACCCCATTTTCTTACTCTCCTCTTCATTGTATCACTAAAATAAGCTTAAAAGAAGCCATGTCTCTTCTTTTCCCGACCCACAATATTGAAGAAATCCCTACTGAAATCACTGGCTTCTGCTATAATAACTGACTAAACACCCATGCTAATAAACAATATTGAATTTATGAATTTTTGTCATTCTGTAGTTTCACAAAAATTTAGCATTTGATATGAAGGATGGTCTACTCCAAAAGGGAGCTCAAGAGCAAATACACCAGTTATGCTGTTTGCAGCTATAGCAGCTAAAAGTTTTCATAGCAAAACAGTCTTCCAGGTAGTAGTCCTTAGTTGTGCAAGTTCCCTTTTAGCAGATGTTCAACGACAAAAATCTAAGTGAGAGAAATGACCATACTGAACAAAATTTTAAGAACTGtgtaaaaaaaatccacaactgCTTACCGCTGATTGACAAAAGGAGTGGAGAACTCTGCAAGCAGACGGAAGTTTCCAAAATAGGCCAACAGACCTTTGCTCTAGTTAGACAAAGACAGAACAGACATAGAAAAATCAACAGTCTAGCAGATAAACCTTGATTAAAGCCTCCAAGCATACACAGTGATAAAATGTCTcaactgtttttattaaaactgaCAGTAATCAAGTTTGGTAGCTGTGGCAAACTTccttaaaatttcaaaattaagttttctACAGAAGATGCAACTGTCCTTCAGGTATcttaaagagtatttttttattttaaataattctttaaaagatTTATAGGTAAATGGTAAAGGAAATCTATAGAAGGCTACCTAGAGAAGACTGGCACAAATTGTCATAGGTTATAACTATAATGGCACTGCCCAAGAGgattataaatattttggatttcTCATGTTTAAACAAACCCAAACAGAAACACTACATGGGAGAAGAACATCCCTGCATTGTTTTAGAACTGCGATTTGCCAACATGAAGATGAATTGCTGGCTCTTAGTTCGCAGCAGAAAGGGCACACAAAGCCCTTAATTCTTCTCTCCCCCCACCTCAGGGAAAACTTATTCCACTGTTTCTGTTGTAGCCCCTGCCATATCCTCCAAGATGGAAGAAtagcatgtctttttttttttttatgccgGTATCCAGATAAGAGCATGGTACTTTTACACCGATACACGTTGCAACTGAACACTACCCTCCAAATGACAAAGTACAGAATCCTCTGTCTTATCTTCTGGTTGGGCTATGTGCTGGAAATAGTATCTCATTGCATAATGACTGGGTAAGCAGCACTTGGCAGGTAGAGAGataaagtcatttaaaaaacaaacacaaacaaaaactctcagCCACACCACTAACAACCCACGGCATATGCCATCAttgctttttccccccattGAAGGGGTTACCCCCCACTATTTCAGGCATTTCTCATAAGTTAGTaccacagcaaacagaaaaactgtGTTCTCTATCAAATTCTGTCCTAACTTCCTAACTGCAAGAGCAATTTTCTAAATAAGATACATGTGAGTAACAGAATTAGAGTAAGGCATAGACATCCGAGGGCAGAAACAACTACTGAATTTTCTGCATTAGGGATTACCCCTAGTAGTGATACTTTCATTTCTCTAATATTCAGCTCTAATTCAGTTTCATCCACGATAACAgtagtaattattattttttaactagaaGCAGAGTAGTTACTTGTCAGTGTACTTCATTCCCTTTAAACCACTACATGGACAATCTGACTGTACTCTGATGTCTtgacacatttttaatattctaagTGTAGGATTCATGAAGTAGGTAGGGAAAGAAGTGTTGTAAGTGATGCAAATGGTATTTTAtagcatttctttatttattgaatgagcttttcagaagaaattcagcAGTCTTAATCTGGAGTTCAGTGGGATTTCTACCAAATCATATACGCATCTTTGAGAAACACCAGCAGCAAAGTAGCAAAGAGTAACGAAGTTAGTCTTCAGCCTAGAACAGTACCCTTCTCTTTGCCTCTTCTCGTTAATGTACGCCACAGATATTTAGAGATATAAAGAGTTAATAATCATCCACTGCTTCCCCaacaaaacaagtttaaaaaagaagtcCCAGAAAGTCAACAGCAATCTTTATAAAAAATACTCAATGAGAAATCTCAGACAGTtataacaaaatttaaaattagcCTATACTAAACAATGAATATGGTCCCTTTATTAAATACTCATGAACTTCATATAATAGTACATTTTTCAGGTCAGTGTACTAATATTACATATTAGCATGTCAGCTGTTCAGTAACTCAAAGTGGAATACATTTCAGAACCCTACCTACCATAACAGTAAAGTGTTTGCGTCTGGGTGACAAAACTGTGTgtaataacaattttttttatttttctttttaaataaaaagaaaaacccactgaaaaaaaaaaccacacccaGCTGACCAGAGTTAGAGGTCACTGACCTATGGCCTTACAAATATGGAAACAAGCAGAACATAACCCACTGAAATCAGCTTCTTctgattttctaaataaatattcagatttGTGGTGTTATTTGAGATACCTTTCTGTAACCATATAAAAGCCTCTCAAAGTTTCTCTACAGCAAAAACTGAGAAGAGCTTCCAAATGAGTGATAAAACCATTTATAAAGTAATGATGATTGGAAATATAAACATGTCTTTCAGAGGTAATATACCAACCAGTGAATaacttttttaaatattaagcaAATGAGATTCATAAAAGCATTGTCTTCAATCTCATCTGCTTGTTATGTTGCTAGAAAATACAGTACTCACCAGTACAAAATAGTAAGCATACAGAGCCGCCAAGTGATGTATTACAAAAAATTTGTCACCAATTGCCTTCCAGTAGTAAATAATAAGCAACAAATCTACAAGAAAAAAGTAACCATGTTAAAGAACAAGTTAGTGCACTACCATTTAACTGAGAATAGTGTTTCTTTAAGTTTCTAGGTGGTATGAATGCAAATATATGGTACCAGTAGAAATGCAATTAATTAGTTATCTCTGAAGAGAACACCTTTATCCCAAAGGCT
The sequence above is drawn from the Anas acuta chromosome 8, bAnaAcu1.1, whole genome shotgun sequence genome and encodes:
- the TLCD4 gene encoding TLC domain-containing protein 4; translation: MASFSNLTIGIALASFTTFQLLFHVLSSWLSTRITPGFNNLSQKRKIEWNSRTVSTFHALVVGGFCLYILVYDDAVNADHLWGDPSMVQLNIAITTGYLISDLLLIIYYWKAIGDKFFVIHHLAALYAYYFVLSKGLLAYFGNFRLLAEFSTPFVNQRWFFEVLGYPKSSKANIINGVLMTLVFFVVRIGVIPMYYSRVISSFGTEGFQRLGFAAQSAWIISSVVLDIMNLMWMVKITKGCYKVICLVGQEEAKTHKNGKSD